TTAAGAATGTTCTTTATGGCAACAACTATGCTGATTGCCGTGCCTACGGGGATTAAAATTTTCAGTTGGTGTGCCACCATGTGGGGCGGGAAAATCGAATTAAACACTCCCATGTTATTTGCAGTGGGTTTTGTCTCTTCCTTCCTAATCGGTGGTTTAACAGGGGTAATGGTGGCTTCTGTACCCTTTGATATTCATGTTCATGATACTTATTTTGTAGTAGGACATTTTCATTATGTATTATTTGGAGGATCGGCTTTAGCTTTATTTGCAGGGTTTTATCACTGGTTTCCCAAGATTACGGGTAAAAACTACCATGAGGGTTTAGGAAAATTACATTTTATCCTCACTTTCTTAGGATTAAATATTACCTTTATGCCCATGCATCAATTAGGCTTAATGGGGATGAATCGCCGTATTGCCCTTTATGATGTAGAATTTCAACCTTTAAACTTACTTAGCACCGCAGGGGCTTACACTTTAGCTGTTTCCACAATTCCTTTTTTGATTAATATGGCTTGGAGTTTATGGAAAGGTACACAAGCAGAGCGTAATCCTTGGAAGGCTTTAACTCTTGAATGGCAAACTGCTTCACCTCCAATCATTGAAAACTTTGAAGAAGAACCAATTTTATGGAGTGGTCCTTATGACTACGGTATTGACAGCGAATCAAATTCGGAAGACGAAACCGTCAAGGATATGTTAGCGGAAGTCAGTGCGAAATGAGTTAGGGGTATTGAGGTGTTAGGGAGATAGAAAAGTCATCAATTTATCGGCTTTTCATAAAAACTCCCTCATTTCTGCAAGAAATTTAAGAAAAATTCACAAACTAACTAAGTTACTATGCAAAGTTCAGCAATAGAAAATCAAGTTACCGTAGGTTATGAAGCCGAATCAGGGCATCATCATGGCCACCCTGATTATAGAATGTTCGGGTTAGTCTTGTTTTTAGTAGCAGAAAGTATGATCTTTTTTGGGCTTTTTAGTGCCTATATGATTTACTACGCTACTTTACCTGAATGGCCTATGGATGGTATTGAGTTAGAATTGGGTTTACCTGCTATTAATACCATTATTCTTGTATCTAGTAGTTTTGTTATGCACAAAGGGCAATCCGCTATTAGAAATAATGATGTCAAGGGTTTACAGTTTTGGTTTGCCCTCACCGCAATCATGGGCATAATCTTTTTAGTTGGTCAAGGTTATGAATATATGCACACTGGTTTCGGTTTGACTGACAACCTTTTTGCTAGCTGTTTTTATGTCTTGACTGGTTTTCACGGTTTACACGTTACTGCCGGTTTACTTTTCACTTTGGCGGTTTTGGTGCGATCGCGCTCTGAGGGTCATTATACTGCTAGTAAGCATTTTGGTGTAGAAGCCTCTGAATTATATTGGCATTTTGTGGATGTAATTTGGATTATCCTTTTTGTTTTAGTATATTTATTACCGTTGGTATAAGATAACCTGAGTTCGGGATAAATTTTTATCTATGAGTGATGGGGAAAAGGGCAAGAAGCAAAGGTCAAAGGGCAAACCCCCCTTTATCCTCCCTCTCGAGGGGGGAGGGCAACGGTAAATAGTGTTGGGGTAAATAATAACCCCTAACTCCTGTAGGGGCGAATGGCCATTCGCCCCTACTTCCTCTTCTCTCCTCATCCCCATCCCCTAAACACCCTGACACCTGCAACCTGCAACCTGAAACCTAACCTTATCTGATATTCTTAAACAGAACTGAGTTTAATATAAAAGTTGTGGGGTTTTACCCACCGTATGCGATTATATTTGGGAAAGCAAATTCAACATTTATTGAGTGATATAATCAGCTAAAATAATTTTCTCCCGATGGGCTTTTATGAGAGTTAAATCCTGTTTACTGACTTGCTCTAACATATAGCAAATATGGTCAGGAGTTAATAAAGAGCCATCATTGACAGCGCTACCTAGATATTTTAATTTAACGGTATTTGTTGCTTGATCATCATTTTCTACTAAAGAAATATCATCAAGATTAATCCTTAAATTTACCATTTTTTTCTTGCCCTTTTTATCTGTTTTTGACATTAAAATTTCTGAAGAATTCTTCACATCTTCAATCCAATTTTGCCATTGAGATAGGCTATATTTATTATCACTGGAAAGGGTAATTAAATATTCGGCTTTGTTCAATAACTGGGTAGCTTTAGGAGATTTAACGGGTAATTCTTGCACCGCTAGGATGGGTAATTCTAGGGGTAATTGAGCAATTAATTTCTGCTTAAATTCCTCTATATCTATGGGGGTATGATTTTCAAAATCCACTATCTCCCCATTACTTGTCATACCCAATGATAAAGCAAGGGCAATGGAAATTTTTGGTCCGGGATGAAATCCCCCTGTATAGGATATGGGAATACCTGCCCTTCTTACAGCCCTATCAAATAGTCTAACTAAATCCAAATGACTAACTAAAGCCATATCCCCCTGCTTACCAAACCATACCCGAATTTTTTGGGCTTTCTCTTGATTGGGTTGAAAATCCCCTAAATAGTCGGGAATAGGAGGAGGTGTTACCACGATATTATGACCAAAATCAGGACTACACACACCGCAACTACTACAACCATCAAAGGCACAATCAGGCACAGTGGCTTCCTGTAACGCCCTTTCTAAGTCTTCTTTGAGCCATTGTTTCTCAATACCAGTATCTAAATGATCCCAGGGTAAGGGTGCATCGTAAACCCCCCCTCTTACCCCACCCACAGGAGGAGATTCCCCCCGCTCTTTGGGAGAGGGGTTAGGGGTGAGGGTATTCCCCTCGCCCTCTGGGAGAGGGGTTAGGGGTGAGGGTAA
This is a stretch of genomic DNA from Cyanobacterium aponinum PCC 10605. It encodes these proteins:
- a CDS encoding cytochrome c oxidase subunit 3 encodes the protein MQSSAIENQVTVGYEAESGHHHGHPDYRMFGLVLFLVAESMIFFGLFSAYMIYYATLPEWPMDGIELELGLPAINTIILVSSSFVMHKGQSAIRNNDVKGLQFWFALTAIMGIIFLVGQGYEYMHTGFGLTDNLFASCFYVLTGFHGLHVTAGLLFTLAVLVRSRSEGHYTASKHFGVEASELYWHFVDVIWIILFVLVYLLPLV